The segment GCCATCACGGGGTGTTGTGAACTCGATGTCATTAAGATCCCTGTTTCCCCGCCAAATGCTTTATCTCAATGCCTGTCGGGAGTGTGGAGTGCAAGTATACCTTAAGAACAGGACAGTCTCCACTGGCAGGACCCGCAAGGCCCACATGTGAGGGAAGTGCAGCCTGAGACTCCTGTTACAGCGTCTTATTGACCATAGTCAAAGCTCCCTGTCCAGCAGCCCTCTACCTGCTGGAGTGTTACCGAGCAAGGTTTCACCTTGTCACTTCACCAAGACAAGCAGTTTCCTTGCATAACTGCATCAAAAGTGCAGATGAAAACGGTGGTGCTTTGCATGTCGCCTCCCTCGTTTTGAGCTCCATCCTGAAAAGGTGCATGTTAACTTGTCCTTAATAATAATCCTCCGTAGCTCCTAACTAACAGCACTGTCTATACGTACAAACACTGACTGCCCACCTGGAGGTTGGGGAGGAATCCTTAGCCtctgtttacagatggggaagcggAAAGGTCACGTGTCCAGCCCACAGCTACAGAGGGGCAGGACCAGGATTCACATGCACATTCTTGGCACCTGGTCCTGCGCTAAATTCACAAGAATATGCTGCCTTTTCCCTTAACTCACTGCACTGCAGGTTCCTACTACTACTCCACATGTGCCTGTTACCATCATAGTCCAGCTCAACCCTAGCTTGGTGGCCCAGATCAATAACGTAAAGGAGTGTAAATGGGTTCCTCAGAacttctctcctgctgctgctggagtctcCTGCTTGTGCAGAAGGTTTAGAATGTGGATTTCCCACACTGAGGGTTGCTGCCATTGGGAAAGGGCTAGTACTATCAGTCTTGTCTCTGTGGCAGgtatcattggaggagaagagaaTATGCCCCCTTTGTGTACACATCTTTAAAGGTGTGGAAAATCCCTATGCCTGGGGCATGGGCCTCAGGCTGGCTAGAGTAGTAAGAAGAGGACTAAAATAATAGCAAAAGGGGAGACTAGAATGAGGGAAGAtctgagcactcagcacaaaatcaagatgttgaaacaaaattaatcaaggaaccaaagaacatgaagagaagaaattatctaattgcctatacaccaatgctaggagcctgggtaacaaacaagaggaaccggaattgctcatttatgagcataaactTAGTCTAGTtagtattactgaaacctggtgggttGGTTCACCCAACTGGAATGTTACAATcaatgggaagggggaggggcattCTTTGTCCAAAATGGCATTAGCTGTTTGcgagtcactgataactcggAAGAAGACAGATAAAGCACAAGCGGGGtactagttggtgtctgctacagaccaccaaagcCCACTAGGGAATAGGATGACCACTTCCTTATGCACCTAATTACAATGTGTACAAATaaaagctgtgtgatcatgggggacttcagtttgagtgacaTATGGTGGAGGTCTTGTGCTGCCAGTATAGAAACATCCTTAGAATTTCTAAGCATTCTAGATGACCGTTCCCTAACTCAGAACATATTGCAGCCTACACAGGGGATGCTGTACAAGACCTTGTTCTAACAGAGAGAGGAATGGATCACAGAacaaaaaattaatggtagcttaagtACAGGTGATCATggcttgatcacatttataatgtgcaagcagaataaagtccagaccataATATAGATGATTGGTGCatttaatagggccaatttcacaaagctgaaaacaattatgagccagatcagTTGGGAGGAAGAAttgaatcagaaaaatgtgaatgatgattaggaatcatttaagaacatctTACTAGAGCCCCAAAATGCCAGTGtcccacaatcaaggaagaaggccaattttagaggggaagtgaaggtagctgtaaatatataaaaacgcAAACTGGCATCCTCTGTACACAAGGGATCACCACAAGGCCATCTGCTGATGGGCTCACAGCCCACAGTCGGGAACCTCTGCAGGAAATAAtacattaaaatggggttgtgcctGCATagagtttgggaacccctgaggCAACCagtggaaggaaggggaagctgaTAGTAATGAATGTTGGCTTCTCAAGGGTGGGAGGATAGGGAGACTGCACTAGAGATATTCTTGCCTAGCTGCCCTACGGTGTGACTCTGCCTCACTTTTCACCTGGCTCACAGGCTTTTGGGGCTATCCTAAAATCTCATTTAAAAGCATAAAACACAGCCCCAGTCTAGAGGCAAAACAAAACCTTTGTTTCCTTTGTTTGATGAGTCCAGGTTCAAGTTAATCTAATATAACTGCAAGCGCAGGAGTGTGGTGTGAGAACCTGGTTCGATGATAGTGCTTCCTCCCCTGAAGTGCTAGGAATCAATCCCGAATGAGGCTGTATTTTCAGCTGCAAACAGTTACCTCCCTGGTCATGGGGACCGGCTCAAATGCATTTGGCATCTGTTGTGTGCAGTTGTCTCGTCAGACACAGTCCGTGGCTGCTCTGTCCATTACTGTGTTGCAGGAGAGACCCCCTGGCCACCCCTTCGTTACCATTGAGTTGTGGCATCCCTAGACAGGACACAGAACAACTCTGAGCTCATTGTGCTCACCCTTATGCCAGAGCTCTCCACCTGCGTTAGGCCTTCATGTAATGGCCTTATAGCAAAGCCCTTCTTGGGGGGTCAGTGTTCACAGAGCTCCCTACTTGGGTGTGGAGTACTGTAGAATTGGGTTGGGGAGGAAGGCACTAAGATTAGTGCTGCTTTTGCCCTCTTTGTAGGGCCCTCACCACTTTGCATTCGTTCCAGCTGTTCCAGGCAGAATAAGAATGTAGCCCTGTACAAGTCTCCAGTGTGCTGTAATAAATACACTATTGCTGATCATAGGGAGCTGCCTCTGCAGGGGTTTCCTTTCTGCCTTGGTCCCAATGCATGCTGATAAGATCACAGATTTGGCCAGTGTGTCCTAGCAGGCAGCACCTTCCTAGGTGAAGTTCTTAGAACTGCCATGTGGCTTGGAGGAAGCTGGTTTTAGGGATACCATCTGGGGAACGACCAGGTTCCTCTTGCAAACAGACTTTCAGACAGGTTCAGGAAAAGAGTACAGAGGCTTTCTCTGCACTGAGACAGACCATGGCTGAGTCTGTGGGGCTGTACCACTGTAGGTGCCAATACCAATGGAAGATGCTAACTGAGCACCACAGACTTCCCCAAGAGAAGGGTTTTGTTTAATcgctggatttttgtttgtttttattgaacTGTACAGTGCAGCTGGTGCCCAGTGTCAGTTCCTTTAATgtcaagggagggagaggggaggaggtggaggccagTGCCAAACCCTTTGCTGCCCAGGGAGTGGGAAGGAGGTGGTTCCCAGTACTAGATCCCTTGAtgcccagggcaggggaaaaTGAGAGCACGTGGTGCCCAATACTGGATCTTTTGCTGCGCCATGCAGGACAGGAGGGATTGCTGTTAGTGCCTGATGTTGGATCCCTTGCTGCCTGGATTTCCCCTGCCTGGAGGGGAACCTGTTTTAGAATGAAGGTATTTCCCCCTGCTGCAGGCATTGCCAGAGATGTGATCTTGTCAGGGTGGGTTGGAGTTAGGGCTGCTGAGGTGGCAGAGCATATCAGAGACTTGACTGTGCCCCTGGGAGTGAGCCTTACTGCCCATGCACTCCCCACCAGTCCATGCACTGAGCAGACAAATACTTCTTGACCACTAAGAGTGTGCCAGGCTGTGCTGCAGCCAGTGAGGAGCTGCTTGCTGTTGGGTCACAGCTCCTGGGGAGGGTGGGACGGGAGAGAGCTGTCCTGGTATCTGTGACTACCCCCTAAGCTAACCAGCCAGTTCTTCTTTCCAAAACAGATGGCAGCTCAGAGGCAGCGGGCGCTGGCCATCATGTGTCGTGTGTACGTGGGCTCCATATACTACGAACTGGGAGAGGACACCATCCGCCAGGCCTTTGCCCCATTTGGACCTATCAAAAGCATTGACATGTCCTGGGACTCTGTTACAATGAAACACAAGGTTGGTTAACAGCCCCTAGGAGTGGTTTCCTTTTCTCTAAGGTCACCCTGCATGCATCCGGGGAAGGAGGAGCCTTTACCCTCCTAGTCTGCAGTATACAGCAAGCTGTCTTAGTAGGTGGTTCTCCAAGTGCTGGTCCCTGTTGTATTCCACGGAGGGTTCTGGGCAGGCGCCCGGAGCCGGAGCTTTTAGGATTGAATGTAATAGCCTCCTGCGCTGCCACCAGAAGCCATAGCAGTGACCTAGCAGCTGCATGTGGGACCATTGTAGGGATGTGGGGCATGGAGCTTGGGGAATGCTGAGCAGTTAGCCTGCCTTGTGTGCATGCACTGGTCTTTCTTGCTAAAAGGCCTGATTTATGTATAAGCAGCTCAGGAAGCGAGTGGCTGCAAGTCTGTTCAGGCGCTTTCATGCTTCAGCTTGTTGCTCTCTGGATGAGCATGCTGTTGGGAAAGGCTTTGAGGATGGGATTCTCTGGCTGAACAGTTGGGATCTGGCAGAGTGTGATACAGACAGGCTGCATTAGTTGGCAGAGTGGGGAATGCGAGCACTAGGGGGTGCAGCAAGAAAAGATTGGTACAATTTAATAGGGTTTCTCCTCTATCCTAGGGCTTTGCTTTTGTGGAATACGAGGTGCCTGAAGCTGCTCAGTTGGCCTTGGAGCAGATGAACTCAGTCATGCTGGGTGGGAGAAACATAAAGGTGAGTGACAGCAGGTTGTGTCACGTGGGAGGCGAGTCTGGCTCATGCTGCTGTTTGTGTTACAGGGATGGGGCTTTTCCGATGGTCAGAGGAGCCTGAAGAAGAAAATCTGTGTTCCTAGGAGATCTGTTCCTCAGTGGGCCTCTTTTCAATGCACCACCTGAGGCCACTCACTGAGAACTGGCTGGTTCTTGGCACCTGCCTCTGACCCTTGGGAAGAGCCCATAAAGTGTTAATCTACACtaggaggagggaggggtgttGGACTCTGGTCTGTTCCTCCCCATGCACAGAAGGGGAGCCCTTTGTGGCCTAGATATGGAGTCTGGTGGGCAGCAGCCAGGTCCTGAGGAGAGGGCAGGTGAGTGACTGCTGACCCTGGTTGTGCCTTTTGGGCTCTGCAGAAAGGGGGCTTGTTTGTATGTGTCTTAGGAGGGAAATGAGGCTCTGGGATAACCTAGTCCTCTGcgtgaagggggggaggggttagtaaAAACTGAAAGGAACAAGGGATTGAGCTATGTATTCCCAGGCATCAAGTAAGAGATTCCCTGACAGGTGTGGGAGACTTTGGGGGGCGTCCGTTTGTGGTGTCTCTGAAAACCCAGTGTCCTTACGTCTGTCACCAAAATCATTTCCTGTTAAGTCCCTCTTCAGGCAGTTGCAGCGCCTGATCGATTACAGGTTTTTGGGAACTCCGGAGAATGGTATGGAGGCATTGTGCCCTGCCTGTAGCATTGACAGCTAGTCAATTGTAGCATTGGAAGCTAGTCACTAGTAAGGGAGGGAAGCTACACGTCTGAAATATGCTTGCTCAGTAACAAGTGCAACAAAAAACATCCTGTATCCGGGCTGTCTCAGTAACCCTGATATCCCATGGTGGCCTGCGGAGTCACCGGAGACTACAACCCAGACATAATTAATTGCGACTCTGTGGTGCTGATTGCCGTGCCATGGAAAGTATTATGTGGGGTTCAACTGCTCTTCCTTAGCATTTACAGTCCTTGTGTCTAGGGTGAGTCACGGTGCTGCCTCCTGGAGAACTCAAAGAGGTGTTTGTGTTTGCTTTGCTCTCCACAGGTTGGTAGGCCTAGTAATATTGGACAGGCACAGCCAATCATAGACCAGCTAGCAGAGGAGGCACGGGCTTTCAATCGCATCTACGTGGCATCTGTTCACCAGGACCTCTCAGATGACGACATTAAGAGTGTGTTTGAGGCCTTTGGGAAGATTAAGTCCTGCACGCTcgccagggaccctacaacaggGAAACACAAAGGCTATGGCTTCATTGGTAAATTGGCTGCTCTGATCCCGGTCATGGAGTGGGGTGGGAATATCATTGGATTTGGATCTATCATTGGATGTCTGCTCCCTCCAGTGGCAATAAGCTTCTGCTTTCAGTTATGGGTTAGAGTGGTAGTGAGAGCAGCCCATGGCCTGATGTCAGAGGGCTGCCTGGCGCTCAGTTGGAAACTGGATTCTGTGTTTTTGTTCAGCTAGCTCCTACGGTGTGACGAGAACCATCTCCCTTTACACTGAATGTTTGAGAAGATCCTGGATAATCAGAGGGATTGGGTGTGTGATCTAAGAAGTGTGGGAGTGATTGGTAGGGACACTGATGGCTGCCACTCCAGACCATTGTGTTCTTAGAAGTACAAACCTAAGTTGTGCAGGGAAAGGGGTCTAAGTTTAGGAGGCAGGCAATGGGGCATTTTCCCTGGGAGTCTGAAATATCCATCTTTAAGGAGCACTCTGTCAGGGTTCCAATTATCATTGCAGAGTATGAGAAGGCACAGTCATCACAAGATGCTGTCTCATCTATGAACCTCTTTGACCTGGGTGGCCAATATCTCCGGGTTGGCAAAGCTGTCACTCCCCCAATGCCTCTCCTAACGCCTGCAACGCCTGGAGGATTaccccctgcagcagctgtggCTGCAGCAGCTGCCACAGCAAAGATAACCGCTCAGGTAAGAAACGGAGCAGCAGGACTTGAAGCGAGGTGGGTGAGTGCGTGCGTTAGAGTCCAGCAGTCCTGTTGAACACGGGGATACAGATTGCCCAGTGCACTGAGTCAGCAGCACTTATGGGAGCTCCTGACTAGGTGGCCTTTGTTGTACCCTACAGAGTAGTTCTCCCGGCCTCGTGTGGAGACTAGCCTGGGAGTAGCTGTCTGTGCTACACCCTCCAGGCTTGGCCTGCCAAGGTGTAGAAACAGGCCTGATTTACACCacagtgtcacggactcacagatcgtgcccactcttggccccgtgcagtcTGTGGGGGGgtacccctttcagtgagacagcccttcttgggggtccactctctctcggggtcaggcccctccacctcctggagccgcaactctctgagccttagcacgtctgtctatgccatgggccccctcagggagtccactcgctctggagtgactctcagccagcataaaacaggaggatttgtTGGGAGTTGAACActgcacaggaaactctcagggcctcaggcctggcctccctcagcccagcacatcccagtctccctgcatccaggtgggctctgcctgctccccctctccagcccagagcccccctgcccccagctgggcatctgagatccccagGCCCacgccccgcctctgtccattgtgttctctccaggtaaacagggtcgtaaaccggggcctcctctcctcgcttctgtcctctggctggaaccggctggttaggtcactggctcctcactctgcagccattgtcctcccactggccagaaccggctgcgtctcctcagctgggtctCCAGgtccggtcgctggggtatccatcctccaggccattggctggggtcccacgttccctctccggtcctctgtaacaacaaactccctctcccctcaccttattaaaccagtaacacccagggaaactgaatcccaccccctccgcatgcaaaccattgaaaccccaccgaaaccaagaaaacaaacaagaaaaccccccacttcgtcacacacagACAGGCTTATTTGTTTTGATTTAGTGTGATTGTTCTGAAACAGTATTGCCTAATTAGGGCCACCTTAGAAGAGCAAGAGGTGGCTAGGATGTGGGGAAGCTTTTTGCTCTGGAATTGACTCCATCCCGCTAAAACCATCCTGGAGACTTTGGGTTGGGGATCCCTTGGCATGTCTGTCATTCAGGGCCCTACACATGAGCCGATGGGCGTTGGGTGATAACTGTGAAGTGTGGGGGAGTGCCTGCTCTTCAGGGGGTTGGTATGTGGCGGCTGTCTACAGGAAAGGCGAGTTCAGGGCAATCCTCGGCATGTGTCGGTGCGATTAAGCGGAGTTGCATACATTTCGCCGCTCTggccagtggctgagctgggcctCGTAGTTTTACAGGTCATTTGCCCCCATACCCTGGCGATTTGGTAAGTGTAcaaaggtaaaaagaaaaaacctgagCAGAGCACACCCTGAGCATGACTCTCTGAAGCAGAATTAACACTCTGGCTTTTCTCTTGTAGGAAgcagtggcaggagctgcagtccttggcactttaGCAACACCTGGGCTGGTGTCACCAGCGCTGACACTGGCTCAGCCTCTGGGGGCATTGCCGCAGGCCGTAATGGCAGCCCAGGCACCAGGAGTCATTACGGGTGCGTCTGCTCTTCATTCTGTCATTTCCACAACTAGTCCTAGATAGCACCAGTCCCCACAGCTGGGATCACTTCTTGGAAAGTGGAgtcagggagcctggggccagCTACCCCTTTTGGTTATCAGACCCATGTGATTCCTGTAAAGAGCTGAGACAACTCAGTTGAAGAgaagagctgtgggaagcaggtgGGCTCGGTGGCTGACCCTGCAGCAGTGGGGAGAGATGCAAGGGAAAAGGTTTCAGGTTCCTTGCAGCTGCTTTGATCAGGGGCATAACTGTGTTACTTGTTGAGTTTTATACGTGGAAAAATGAAACCGTCCCTGAAGGAGGGGCACAAGCAGACTTTTGGGTGTGGCCTCAGTCCTTCCTGCGCTGGAAAGACAGGCCACCAGCCCCACTAAAGGGTTTGAAACTGAATCGTACTGAAACTGAATTGTTTGCAGAGAATTCTGATTTCTCCTTGCATTGCCTCGCAGGCCTCTCCACCAGTGTGTGGTGAGTGCGGTAAGGGCACGAAGCCTCCCAGAGCTGGCAGGGTTGCACGGTGCCCTGAGCAAAACCACCACAATGGTCACTTACCACATGCAAAACAGATGCAGCCCCATCTCGCTGTCTCCCCTTTGGATGGGCAGATTCCCCACGTGTGCGCATCATACCTGGTGGTAGAGCCTGCCCTATCTACTGTACTGAGTCGCTGTTTGCCCTGGTTGTCAGGCTCTCTGTGGTTCGTGTTGCAGTTACTAAAACCTTTCTCCTAATTCCATAAGGCTGGGTGTCACTGGCTGGCTTTCTTCCTGATGTGGCAGAGTGCCAATCCTAGAGGGAGGCTGCATTTACCTCCTCCTTCAATCTGTGTATTCACCTGCAGGTGTGACCCCCGCTCGACCGCCCATTCCAGTCACTATTCCACAGGTGGGAGTTGTGAACCCTATCCTAGCAAGTCCCCCAACACTAGCTCTGTTGGAAGTtaagaaggagaaggaggaggaggagatcttCCAGGAATCGGAGAGGCCTGAAATGCTGAGTGAACAGGAGCATATGAGCATATCCGGCAGCAGTGCCCGTCACATGGTGATGCAGAAACTGCTTCGCAAACAGGAGGTGAGCATGACCCTGAGTTAATTCTAGATTCCCAGAGATACAGTGTAGCCTACAGGCCGCAAGTCTGGCTTGGGTCTGTCTTTTAGCTCTGTACAGCTCAGCAGTACAATGCATGGTACAAGACCAGTCATCACCTGCTGCAGGCTATGGGCATGGCTTTTCCCTCTCTGCCTTGTAAAGGAGGAACTCTGTAGTGAGGTGCCTTGCTCAGAGAGAGCTCACTCTTTGCTGTGCTGTCCAGCCATTAGACCAAAGATGCTGATGGTCtattacaggggtcggcaacgtttggcacgtggctcgccagggtaagcaccctagcgggccgggccagtttatttacctgctgaggcggcaggtttggccgatcgcggcccccactggccgcggttcgccgtcccgggccaatgggggcggcgggaagcagcgcgggcgagggatgtgcttgccgccacccccattggcccgggacggcgaaccgcagccagtgggggccgcaattggccgaacctgccgcctcagcaggtaaataaactggccgggcccactagggtgcttaccctggcgagccgtgtgccaaaggttgccgacccctggtctattaGGACATTATAGTCACTGATGTCCTGGCCCCCGGATTTCGCCGCCTTCTCAGTCATTCACGTCGTCATGGTTTGTCATTGGCCATGACTGATGAAGTGGGAGGAAATAAAACTGGATCTGTGGTGTTAAGgaatctgtcatttcatgatcgtCTGCAGCATGGCTATTCCTggctgttttcctgcagccagaAGCATGCTGGATATCTCTGTGTCGATACAGAGAGGGCTCACAACTCCATGTCTGGGTGTGAACCATAGTATCTCCTCACCAAATAGAGATGTGATCCTTGTCCGATCCTTCTGAGTCTCCCTCATTCCCACCAGTCAATGCAGTACTAAGCACTGTGGAGCTTACAGCTAATTTCAGACCTGCTGCAAGGGTGAGGATGACAAGACCGGGCTGATTCGTACAGGAAGCACAGGTGACATCATGAGATGATGCGGCTGCTCAGCAGAGTCACAATGGTCCAATCTGACCTGCAGAACACAAGCCAGAGACTCCCATCCAGTGATTCTCAGATACCTTAGTGATGGCACAGAAGTCAGGAGTTCCAGTCTCAGATAGGACACTGACTCCTTCTGGGGTTGGACAAGGCCCTTCCCCTCTCTTTTCTACCAAATAGGGATAATATTGACCTGCACCTCTTGAGGGACACTGAG is part of the Chrysemys picta bellii isolate R12L10 chromosome 2, ASM1138683v2, whole genome shotgun sequence genome and harbors:
- the PUF60 gene encoding poly(U)-binding-splicing factor PUF60 isoform X1 yields the protein MATTTTITLGTESIKLENGQSTAAKLGLPPLTPEQQEALQKAKKYAMEQSIKSVLVKQTIAHQQQQLTNLQMAAVTMGFGDPLSPLQSMAAQRQRALAIMCRVYVGSIYYELGEDTIRQAFAPFGPIKSIDMSWDSVTMKHKGFAFVEYEVPEAAQLALEQMNSVMLGGRNIKVGRPSNIGQAQPIIDQLAEEARAFNRIYVASVHQDLSDDDIKSVFEAFGKIKSCTLARDPTTGKHKGYGFIEYEKAQSSQDAVSSMNLFDLGGQYLRVGKAVTPPMPLLTPATPGGLPPAAAVAAAAATAKITAQEAVAGAAVLGTLATPGLVSPALTLAQPLGALPQAVMAAQAPGVITGVTPARPPIPVTIPQVGVVNPILASPPTLALLEVKKEKEEEEIFQESERPEMLSEQEHMSISGSSARHMVMQKLLRKQESTVMVLRNMVDPKDIDDDLEGEVTEECGKFGAVNRVIIYQEKQGEEEDAEIIVKIFVEFSMASETHKAIQALNGRWFAGRKVVAEVYDQERFDNSDLSA